The proteins below come from a single Synechococcus sp. WH 8101 genomic window:
- a CDS encoding acetate/propionate family kinase, with amino-acid sequence MAPLTLVINLGSSSLKAALLEPGGVACWHQGRSLAPGEELHTVLHDWLAPALAEHRQALVRIGHRVVHGGERFIAPTRIDAAVEQELQSLIPLAPLHNPPALTGIAWARAWAPELPQWACFDTAFHSTLPEAARTYALPAELRARGLRRFGFHGLNHQHVAETVAAQWQAQGRDPSQLRLISAHLGAGASLAAVHGGRCIDTTMGYTPLEGLVMATRSGSVDPGVLLELMREGFSEAQLAELLQKQAGLKGLSGLSGDMREIREQAAAGHAGATLALAVFRHRLLQEVGAMAASLGGVDVLALTGGIGEHDGALKQELGDALSWIPGLEIQVVPADEEGMIARLSERANF; translated from the coding sequence ATGGCTCCGCTCACCCTGGTGATCAACCTGGGCAGCTCCAGCCTCAAGGCCGCCCTGCTCGAACCGGGTGGGGTGGCCTGCTGGCACCAGGGGCGCAGCCTGGCTCCCGGGGAAGAGCTCCACACCGTGCTGCACGACTGGCTGGCGCCGGCCCTGGCTGAGCATCGCCAGGCGCTGGTGCGCATCGGCCACCGGGTGGTGCACGGCGGTGAGCGTTTCATCGCTCCCACCCGGATCGATGCGGCGGTGGAGCAAGAGCTTCAATCGCTGATCCCGCTGGCACCGCTGCACAATCCACCGGCCCTAACGGGCATCGCCTGGGCCCGGGCCTGGGCGCCGGAGCTGCCGCAGTGGGCCTGTTTCGACACCGCCTTCCACAGCACCCTGCCGGAAGCGGCCCGCACCTACGCGCTGCCGGCAGAGCTGCGGGCTCGGGGGCTGCGCCGCTTCGGCTTTCATGGCCTCAACCACCAGCACGTGGCGGAAACCGTGGCCGCGCAGTGGCAGGCCCAGGGCCGCGATCCCAGTCAGCTGCGCCTGATCAGCGCCCATCTCGGGGCGGGGGCGTCGTTGGCGGCGGTGCATGGCGGCCGCTGCATCGACACCACCATGGGCTACACGCCGCTGGAGGGGCTGGTGATGGCCACCCGCAGCGGCAGCGTCGACCCCGGTGTGCTGCTGGAGTTGATGCGGGAAGGCTTCAGCGAAGCGCAACTGGCGGAGCTGCTGCAGAAGCAGGCCGGCCTCAAGGGCCTCTCGGGGCTGAGCGGCGACATGCGGGAGATCCGTGAGCAGGCTGCCGCTGGCCATGCCGGTGCCACACTGGCGCTGGCGGTGTTCCGCCACCGGTTGCTACAGGAAGTTGGCGCCATGGCCGCAAGTCTGGGCGGCGTCGACGTGCTCGCGCTCACGGGGGGCATCGGCGAACACGATGGAGCCCTCAAGCAGGAACTGGGCGATGCTCTCAGCTGGATCCCCGGTCTGGAGATTCAGGTGGTGCCCGCCGATGAAGAAGGGATGATCGCCCGCCTCAGTGAGAGGGCTAATTTCTGA
- a CDS encoding glycogen/starch/alpha-glucan phosphorylase, which translates to MSSTPSQRLDLRLPTPGCYADPERAGLEADAVFDGMTEHLFFTLGKLAPTASRHDLYMALSYAVRDRLMTRYLASLEAIRAQPQRSVAYLSAEFLIGPQLNNNLLNLGMQQAAEEALKRFGIESLQQILEVEEEPGLGNGGLGRLAACYMESLASLQVPATGYGIRYEFGIFDQLIRDGWQVEVTDKWLKGGWPWELPQPDEACFVGFGGRTESYIDDKGNYRSRWIPAEHAIGVPHDVPVLGYRVNTCDRLRLWRADATESFDFYAFNIGDYYGAVEEKVGSETLSKVLYPNDGTDEGRRLRLKQQHFFVSCSLQDMLRSLDHRGLAVEDFPNYWTVQLNDTHPAIAVAELMRLLIDDRHLEWDKAWDITSRSVAYTNHTLLPEALEKWDLGLFADLLPRHLELIYEINRRFLQQVRLRYPGNDAIQRKLSIIDEEGGKAVRMAHLATIGAHHVNGVAALHSDLVKSQLLPEFAELWPEKFTNVTNGVTPRRWVALSNPELASLLDEHIGEGWITDMEQLRRLEERQHDSGFLEHWGATKLSVKRKLSGYIHRHTGVLVDPASLFDVQVKRIHEYKRQHLNALQVITQYLRIKNGQADGMAPRTVIFGGKAAPGYYMAKLIIRFINGIAETVNADPDMDGRLRVVFLPDYNVKLGEQVYPASDLSEQISTAGKEASGTGNMKFAMNGALTIGTLDGANVEIRERVGGENFFLFGKTVEEIGALKRSGYRPWEVIQSLPELAEAIRLVEIGHFSNGDSDLFRPLLDNLTGSDPFFVMADFADYLRAQDAVSRAWHDRQHWNRMSLLNTARTGFFSSDRSIREYCESIWNVQPLNVEITCDVR; encoded by the coding sequence ATGAGCAGCACTCCCTCCCAACGCCTCGACCTGCGCCTGCCCACCCCCGGCTGTTATGCCGACCCTGAACGGGCTGGCCTGGAGGCCGACGCCGTCTTTGACGGCATGACCGAGCACCTCTTCTTCACGCTCGGCAAGCTGGCCCCCACCGCCAGCCGCCATGACCTCTACATGGCCCTGAGCTACGCGGTGCGGGATCGCCTGATGACCCGGTACCTCGCGAGCCTGGAGGCGATCCGGGCCCAGCCGCAGCGCAGCGTCGCCTACCTGTCGGCGGAGTTCCTAATCGGTCCGCAGCTCAACAACAACCTGCTCAACCTGGGCATGCAGCAGGCGGCGGAGGAAGCACTGAAGCGCTTCGGCATCGAGTCGCTGCAGCAGATCCTCGAAGTTGAGGAGGAGCCCGGCCTCGGCAACGGCGGCCTCGGTCGCCTCGCCGCTTGCTACATGGAATCGCTGGCCAGCCTGCAGGTGCCCGCCACCGGTTACGGCATCCGCTACGAGTTCGGCATCTTCGATCAGCTGATCCGCGATGGCTGGCAGGTGGAGGTCACTGACAAGTGGCTCAAAGGGGGCTGGCCCTGGGAACTGCCCCAGCCGGATGAGGCCTGCTTCGTGGGTTTCGGCGGCCGCACCGAGAGCTACATCGACGACAAGGGCAATTACCGCTCCCGCTGGATCCCAGCCGAGCATGCCATCGGTGTGCCCCACGACGTGCCTGTGTTGGGCTACCGGGTGAACACCTGCGATCGGCTGCGGCTCTGGCGCGCCGATGCCACCGAGAGCTTCGACTTCTATGCCTTCAACATCGGCGATTACTACGGCGCTGTTGAGGAGAAGGTGGGCAGCGAAACCCTCTCCAAGGTGCTCTATCCAAACGACGGCACCGATGAGGGCCGCCGCCTGCGCCTGAAGCAGCAGCACTTCTTCGTGAGCTGCTCGCTGCAGGACATGCTGCGCAGCCTCGACCACCGCGGCCTGGCCGTGGAGGACTTCCCCAACTACTGGACTGTTCAGCTCAACGACACCCACCCGGCGATCGCCGTGGCCGAGCTGATGCGGCTGCTGATCGACGATCGCCACCTGGAGTGGGACAAGGCCTGGGACATCACCAGCCGCTCGGTGGCCTACACCAACCACACCCTGCTGCCAGAAGCCCTGGAGAAGTGGGATCTGGGCTTGTTCGCCGATCTGCTGCCCCGCCACCTGGAGCTGATCTACGAGATCAACCGCCGCTTCCTGCAGCAGGTGCGTCTGCGCTACCCGGGCAACGATGCGATCCAGCGCAAGCTGTCCATCATTGATGAAGAGGGGGGCAAGGCGGTGCGCATGGCCCACCTGGCCACGATCGGCGCCCATCACGTCAACGGCGTGGCCGCCCTCCACTCCGACCTGGTGAAGAGCCAGCTGCTGCCGGAATTCGCCGAGCTCTGGCCGGAGAAGTTCACCAACGTCACCAACGGCGTCACGCCCCGCCGCTGGGTGGCCTTATCGAACCCCGAGCTGGCCAGCCTGCTCGATGAGCACATCGGCGAGGGTTGGATCACCGACATGGAGCAGCTGCGCCGGCTGGAGGAGCGCCAACACGATTCCGGCTTCCTCGAGCACTGGGGCGCCACCAAGTTGTCGGTGAAGCGCAAACTGTCGGGTTATATCCACCGCCACACCGGCGTGCTGGTGGATCCCGCCAGCCTGTTCGATGTGCAGGTGAAGCGCATCCACGAATACAAGCGCCAGCATCTCAATGCCCTGCAGGTGATCACCCAGTACCTGCGGATCAAGAACGGCCAGGCCGATGGCATGGCACCGCGCACGGTGATCTTCGGCGGCAAGGCTGCCCCGGGCTATTACATGGCGAAGCTGATCATCCGTTTCATCAACGGCATCGCCGAAACGGTGAATGCCGACCCCGACATGGATGGCCGCCTGCGGGTGGTGTTCCTGCCCGACTACAACGTGAAGCTGGGTGAGCAGGTGTATCCCGCCTCCGACCTGTCTGAGCAGATCTCCACCGCCGGCAAGGAGGCCTCCGGCACGGGCAACATGAAGTTCGCCATGAACGGGGCGCTCACCATCGGCACCCTCGATGGCGCCAATGTGGAGATCCGCGAGCGGGTGGGCGGTGAGAACTTCTTCCTGTTCGGCAAAACGGTGGAGGAGATCGGCGCCCTCAAGCGCAGCGGCTACCGCCCCTGGGAGGTGATCCAGTCGCTGCCCGAGCTCGCCGAAGCGATCCGGCTGGTGGAGATCGGCCACTTCAGCAATGGCGACAGCGACCTGTTCCGGCCGTTGCTCGACAACCTCACCGGCAGCGATCCCTTCTTCGTGATGGCGGATTTCGCCGATTACCTGCGCGCCCAGGACGCGGTGAGCCGTGCCTGGCATGATCGCCAGCACTGGAACCGGATGTCGCTGCTGAACACGGCCCGCACCGGCTTCTTCTCCTCCGATCGCTCGATCCGGGAGTATTGCGAGTCGATCTGGAACGTGCAGCCCCTGAACGTGGAGATCACCTGCGACGTGCGCTGA